A stretch of the Sphingobacterium thalpophilum genome encodes the following:
- a CDS encoding endo-1,4-beta-xylanase — protein sequence MKPLNKTIAILLSFGSVWSSCSKYKPLEYMVEKPAQVLAQEDIDSYHPLKSYLNRQANPAFKLGVALNMNDYFNKGVMYRLANRNFDEMVMGYEMKHSAIVTADGTLNLARVEQLITAAKENNMAIYGHTLCWHSGQNAAYLNKLIAPIVIPGPGGPALAGHALKMSNPSVVNAWEAQTAYDIKPTEVGSEYILKIMARGSKAGNIGIDLQTSSNYTGNNMGTLALTTHYQAYELKVTATAERNRFIINFGQYDGTIFIDKVILTKSGSSVNLISNGDFETNADGWTGWGNNSTRGLSADGEGYGSPGDRIIEKTPAEKEAILLEALDTFIAGMLDKTKGYVKAWDVVNEPMSDWPDQYALKTGIGKTELAADEFYWQDYLGKDYAVKAFQLARKYGNPDDLLFINDYGLEGSGDKCKGLIAYVNYIESKGAKVDGIGTQMHIDIHTSKDNIIHMFNLLAATGKLIKVSELDIGLGNGIKTANATAEMYQKQAELYKFVAEKYLELIPKKQQYGITIWSPLDSPDQDNSFWRRGEPIGLWTEAFVRKPAYQGMAEALMNKK from the coding sequence ATGAAACCATTGAATAAAACGATTGCCATCCTGCTTTCATTCGGCAGCGTCTGGAGTTCCTGTTCCAAGTACAAGCCCCTGGAATATATGGTGGAGAAACCTGCACAAGTGCTGGCGCAGGAGGATATCGATTCCTATCATCCACTGAAAAGCTATTTGAACCGACAGGCAAATCCAGCGTTTAAGCTCGGGGTGGCACTCAATATGAATGACTATTTTAACAAAGGGGTAATGTACAGACTCGCCAACCGTAATTTTGACGAAATGGTGATGGGTTATGAAATGAAACATAGTGCTATTGTGACGGCAGATGGAACGCTTAACCTGGCACGTGTCGAACAATTGATTACCGCCGCAAAGGAAAACAATATGGCAATTTATGGCCACACCTTATGCTGGCATTCAGGACAAAATGCTGCCTACCTGAATAAGCTGATCGCACCCATTGTCATTCCCGGCCCCGGAGGGCCTGCCCTTGCCGGACATGCACTAAAGATGAGCAACCCTTCGGTAGTGAATGCATGGGAAGCACAGACCGCATATGATATTAAACCAACCGAAGTCGGTAGTGAATATATACTTAAGATCATGGCCCGTGGCAGTAAGGCAGGAAATATCGGGATAGACCTTCAGACCTCCAGTAATTATACAGGGAATAACATGGGCACACTCGCCTTGACAACCCATTACCAAGCCTATGAGCTCAAAGTAACAGCCACCGCAGAACGCAATCGATTCATTATCAACTTTGGGCAATATGATGGCACTATTTTTATCGATAAAGTGATCTTGACAAAATCCGGAAGTTCAGTTAATCTTATTTCCAACGGTGACTTTGAAACCAATGCAGATGGATGGACCGGATGGGGCAACAATTCTACCAGAGGTCTATCCGCAGACGGTGAGGGATATGGTAGCCCCGGAGACCGTATCATCGAAAAAACACCCGCCGAGAAAGAAGCTATTTTACTCGAGGCCCTCGACACATTTATTGCAGGCATGTTAGACAAAACCAAAGGGTACGTTAAAGCTTGGGATGTAGTCAATGAACCTATGTCTGACTGGCCCGATCAATATGCCTTAAAAACGGGTATCGGAAAAACAGAGTTAGCAGCCGATGAATTTTACTGGCAGGATTACCTGGGGAAGGATTATGCGGTTAAAGCCTTTCAGCTGGCCCGTAAATATGGAAATCCCGATGATCTCTTATTTATCAACGATTACGGACTCGAAGGTAGTGGAGACAAGTGTAAAGGCCTGATCGCCTATGTTAACTATATTGAAAGTAAAGGCGCCAAAGTCGATGGGATTGGCACCCAGATGCACATCGATATCCACACCAGCAAGGATAATATTATCCATATGTTTAATCTATTGGCTGCCACCGGCAAACTGATCAAGGTTTCGGAACTGGATATTGGCCTCGGCAACGGCATCAAGACCGCCAATGCCACGGCCGAAATGTATCAGAAACAAGCTGAGCTGTATAAGTTTGTCGCTGAAAAATACTTGGAGCTCATTCCAAAAAAACAACAATACGGAATCACCATTTGGAGTCCGCTGGACAGCCCTGATCAGGACAATTCGTTCTGGCGGCGCGGTGAACCAATTGGCCTATGGACCGAAGCATTTGTCCGCAAGCCTGCTTATCAAGGAATGGCCGAAGCATTGATGAACAAAAAATAA
- a CDS encoding RICIN domain-containing protein, with the protein MRTNKTTLLLVFLLSLILGCSRLDEKILPEESSKSLKANVSAQAVTTWPRPTPTLHVGGKHLKDPCGNNVVLHGVAITPSPWFNGCQYGANSGYCTWDNYNVQGALNYNKAVMDKLSSAADGWYLNYIRLHIDPYWTNDPGAPIPENDISRFNYNRLVTYTDQVIVPLINHARSRGMYVILRPPGVCPHRIAVNDAYHSYLKTVWTFLSQHPGLKNADNVMFELANEPVEILGTNGVWGTTGNEHFAALKNFFQPLVNIIRNNGANNVCWVPGTGWQSHYQGYVNHPITGGNIGYAVHIYPGYWGGVNNYQSFQNAWNTNVKPIADIAPIAITETDWAPQGYGTFGIGNTGTAGGNGFGANLKYIVDQSGNVSWNVLAPDNLIHKGDPNAGTAYNNDWEACAAPVKQWFQQYATSNYPVSNCTVTGLVNNGIYEIEFQTDASKVLDLKFGEDANGAVLRPWTRNGATAQQWVAINAGNGYWRFVSKASSSGRCIDLESGSNTLGTAIRLWQNYSNDAQAWQVIPVANGYYKILSKVDATRGWDVPNCVMDGNSALHLWDYYGTSCQLFKFKFLAMN; encoded by the coding sequence ATGAGAACAAACAAAACAACCTTACTACTGGTGTTCTTGCTCAGTTTGATCTTGGGTTGCTCGAGACTGGACGAGAAGATATTACCCGAAGAGTCCAGCAAAAGCCTTAAAGCGAATGTATCTGCCCAGGCAGTGACTACCTGGCCCCGACCTACACCGACGCTGCATGTGGGCGGCAAGCACCTCAAAGACCCCTGCGGCAACAATGTTGTCCTGCACGGTGTTGCCATTACCCCCAGTCCTTGGTTCAATGGCTGTCAATATGGAGCCAATTCGGGCTATTGTACCTGGGATAATTACAATGTACAGGGTGCACTCAATTACAACAAAGCAGTGATGGACAAGCTTAGCAGTGCCGCTGACGGCTGGTACCTGAACTATATCCGTCTCCATATCGACCCCTACTGGACCAATGATCCCGGGGCCCCGATTCCCGAAAACGACATATCACGATTCAATTACAACCGTCTGGTTACCTATACCGACCAGGTCATTGTTCCGTTGATCAATCACGCCCGCAGCCGGGGTATGTACGTTATCCTAAGGCCTCCCGGTGTATGTCCACACCGCATCGCCGTCAATGATGCTTACCACAGCTATCTTAAGACCGTATGGACATTTTTATCACAACATCCCGGGCTGAAAAATGCCGACAATGTGATGTTCGAACTGGCTAACGAACCGGTAGAAATACTGGGTACCAATGGTGTCTGGGGCACGACGGGCAACGAGCATTTTGCGGCACTCAAAAATTTCTTTCAGCCGTTGGTCAATATCATCCGTAACAATGGTGCAAATAACGTCTGCTGGGTTCCGGGTACCGGATGGCAGTCACATTACCAAGGCTATGTCAACCATCCGATCACGGGCGGCAATATCGGCTACGCGGTCCATATCTATCCCGGCTACTGGGGTGGGGTCAACAACTATCAGTCCTTCCAGAATGCCTGGAATACCAATGTCAAACCGATTGCCGATATTGCGCCTATAGCCATTACCGAGACCGACTGGGCTCCACAGGGGTACGGCACCTTCGGTATCGGCAACACAGGTACGGCTGGAGGCAATGGTTTTGGGGCCAACCTCAAATATATCGTAGATCAATCCGGCAATGTGAGCTGGAATGTACTCGCACCGGACAATCTGATCCATAAAGGCGACCCGAATGCAGGTACGGCTTACAACAACGACTGGGAGGCCTGTGCGGCACCCGTCAAACAGTGGTTTCAGCAATACGCCACGTCCAATTATCCCGTTTCCAACTGCACCGTCACGGGACTGGTCAACAATGGCATTTATGAGATCGAGTTTCAGACTGACGCCAGCAAAGTCCTGGATTTAAAATTCGGTGAAGACGCCAATGGCGCCGTCCTCAGGCCATGGACCAGAAACGGCGCTACAGCACAGCAGTGGGTCGCCATCAATGCGGGCAATGGCTACTGGCGTTTTGTGTCCAAAGCCAGCAGCTCCGGCCGTTGCATCGATCTGGAAAGCGGCAGCAATACTTTGGGTACCGCAATCCGTCTTTGGCAGAATTATAGCAACGATGCTCAGGCCTGGCAGGTGATACCAGTAGCCAATGGCTACTATAAAATCCTGTCCAAGGTCGATGCTACCCGTGGCTGGGATGTGCCCAACTGTGTGATGGACGGCAATTCGGCCCTGCATCTCTGGGATTATTATGGTACATCCTGTCAGTTGTTCAAATTCAAATTTTTAGCGATGAACTAA
- a CDS encoding sialate O-acetylesterase, with the protein MTMQYKHLIRLLIFAVMVNLSAAAATAQNKDFHIYLCFGQSNMEGHGRFEPQDTSAVERFYALQAVDCPESGRRAGEWYPAQPPITRCQTGLTPADYFGRTLVENLPADIEVGILNIAVGGCHIQLFDQDSTQRYVQRAPDWMKSMLAAYDNDPYKKLVELARIAQQKGVIKGILLHQGESNTGDLDWPRKVKKVYQQLLKDLNLRAENVPLLAGELLSAEEGGKCASMNSIIRTLPSTLPTAHIVSSSGCGGIGDGLHFSPAGYRQLGKNYAGQMLKILKK; encoded by the coding sequence ATGACTATGCAATATAAACATCTGATACGACTTCTGATCTTTGCCGTGATGGTTAACCTGTCGGCGGCAGCTGCAACGGCGCAAAATAAAGATTTTCATATTTACCTATGCTTTGGTCAGTCCAACATGGAAGGCCATGGCCGTTTTGAGCCACAAGATACCTCGGCCGTCGAACGCTTCTATGCCTTACAGGCTGTGGATTGTCCAGAGTCGGGTCGCCGTGCTGGTGAATGGTACCCAGCTCAGCCTCCGATCACCCGGTGCCAAACGGGCCTTACGCCGGCAGACTACTTTGGGAGGACGCTGGTCGAAAACCTGCCTGCCGATATCGAAGTCGGCATACTCAATATCGCGGTTGGAGGCTGCCATATCCAGTTGTTTGATCAGGATAGCACCCAACGTTATGTGCAGCGGGCTCCCGACTGGATGAAATCCATGCTCGCCGCTTATGATAACGATCCCTACAAAAAGCTGGTAGAATTGGCTCGGATTGCGCAGCAGAAAGGCGTGATCAAAGGGATTTTGCTCCATCAGGGCGAATCCAATACCGGAGATCTCGACTGGCCACGGAAGGTAAAAAAAGTATACCAGCAGCTATTGAAGGACCTCAATTTAAGAGCGGAGAACGTTCCCCTCCTAGCTGGAGAACTTCTCTCTGCTGAAGAAGGCGGCAAATGTGCTAGTATGAACAGCATAATCCGAACATTGCCCAGTACCTTACCCACAGCGCATATCGTCTCCTCATCCGGATGCGGTGGCATTGGTGATGGATTGCACTTCAGTCCTGCAGGATACCGGCAGCTCGGGAAAAACTATGCCGGGCAGATGCTGAAAATCCTGAAGAAATAA
- a CDS encoding TlpA disulfide reductase family protein, producing the protein MNNLKIMACVLALLPAVSFGQESGFQISGTAPKAFNGKKVYLDYTKDGFPASDSVAIADGKFSFTGAVEEPTYSRMVFDPDGKGKMLAQNIGDRLYFYLGNEHYTIGIRDSLRTASIKGSPLHNAYVAYLNEIGGGFMDIIDAGNKAFAAVDKDAPDAEAQYKAIHEKFEAKFEDRRVKELAFAKNNPNSIFAVDALIDAANKRKLSEIEPVFRKLSKEVRQLSTARQLEARFLAEKSVKIGNKAPDFSQPDIRGKMVKVSDFKGQYVLIDFWASWCSPCRAENPNLLKAYNKYKSKGLEVLAVSLDDTKGRSAWLKAIKDDGLPWIHVADLKGWSNEAAVLYGVRAVPQNYLVDPQGNIVALNLRGETLHQELARIFGN; encoded by the coding sequence ATGAACAATTTAAAAATAATGGCATGCGTGCTGGCTTTGCTGCCAGCTGTATCCTTTGGGCAGGAAAGTGGTTTTCAGATCAGCGGTACTGCACCGAAAGCCTTCAATGGAAAAAAGGTATATCTGGATTATACAAAAGACGGTTTTCCGGCATCTGACTCTGTTGCTATTGCCGATGGCAAATTTAGCTTTACAGGGGCAGTGGAAGAACCAACCTATTCACGTATGGTCTTTGATCCGGATGGAAAAGGCAAGATGCTTGCCCAGAATATCGGTGATCGTCTCTATTTCTATCTGGGCAATGAGCATTATACCATTGGAATCAGGGATTCGCTGAGAACGGCTTCCATAAAAGGATCGCCATTGCACAATGCTTATGTTGCTTATCTGAATGAAATTGGGGGCGGCTTTATGGATATCATCGATGCGGGTAACAAAGCTTTTGCTGCGGTAGACAAAGATGCTCCGGATGCGGAGGCGCAATACAAAGCGATCCATGAAAAATTTGAAGCAAAATTTGAGGATCGCCGTGTCAAAGAGCTGGCTTTTGCAAAAAACAATCCGAATTCGATCTTTGCGGTAGATGCCTTGATCGATGCAGCCAACAAGCGTAAGCTCAGCGAGATCGAGCCTGTGTTTCGGAAATTGTCCAAAGAGGTTCGTCAACTGAGCACTGCCCGTCAGTTGGAGGCACGCTTTCTTGCTGAGAAAAGTGTAAAAATTGGCAATAAGGCGCCTGATTTTTCTCAGCCTGATATCCGGGGGAAAATGGTTAAGGTGTCAGATTTTAAGGGACAATATGTGCTGATCGATTTTTGGGCGAGCTGGTGTAGCCCCTGCCGTGCCGAAAATCCGAATCTGCTGAAAGCGTACAACAAATATAAAAGCAAGGGGCTGGAAGTCCTGGCCGTATCGCTGGATGATACCAAGGGTAGGAGCGCTTGGTTAAAGGCCATCAAAGACGATGGTCTGCCCTGGATACATGTCGCCGACCTTAAAGGCTGGAGCAATGAGGCTGCCGTACTGTATGGCGTACGTGCGGTGCCGCAAAATTATCTTGTAGATCCGCAAGGGAATATTGTGGCTTTAAACTTAAGAGGTGAGACTCTGCATCAGGAGCTCGCGCGGATCTTTGGTAACTGA
- a CDS encoding PKD-like family lipoprotein produces the protein MKGIYAIFCVWLAVLAGCYEDKGNYVIDIPAAPVVAGLDTLYEASVGDSLIIAPRITGIDPASLQCHWRIDVPEAVVPEANHYDGPALRIVFGLQAKRYTARLTLTNTANGMKYFYNFKIQGKTAFSQGSLVLSVQNGVSMLSFIKPDNTVQPNIYEAINGEQLPAEPLHIHYLKNQYTSNTPLGYWIISRQAGGRIDVNDLVKETLKPGTLHDNFFLAPSTIQVGSLQAHPQGVLMGVINGKFYGGTTTTWDQSNTYGMFGTYADGDYELSPEFVLTAVDDNFSVIAFEKNKKQFVRINIDGSPMYFGTQYSAAHTEVFDPLDVGMELVKMLQINNTDTYAYVRDTAGKIYELKFNANFNGPFLITAGHKRPFIHPEWIKEETRMLAARNGYIYVAHRNQIFRYNPLNQQVDLLKTEMQSDISLLKLEDDQNTLIAGTAGSLYYLAIQVGKNGELIKKIDGIPGNPVDMTWRK, from the coding sequence ATGAAGGGAATATATGCTATTTTTTGTGTATGGCTGGCTGTGTTGGCTGGCTGTTATGAGGACAAGGGCAATTATGTGATCGATATACCCGCTGCGCCGGTAGTGGCCGGTTTGGATACCTTATATGAGGCATCCGTAGGTGACAGCCTGATCATTGCCCCCAGAATCACGGGCATCGATCCAGCTAGCCTGCAATGCCATTGGCGTATCGATGTGCCTGAGGCGGTTGTGCCCGAAGCCAACCATTATGACGGTCCTGCCTTACGAATCGTATTTGGCCTGCAGGCCAAACGGTATACTGCCCGGCTTACTTTGACGAATACCGCCAACGGGATGAAGTATTTCTATAATTTCAAAATACAGGGAAAGACCGCATTTTCACAGGGATCGTTGGTGCTTTCGGTCCAGAACGGGGTCAGTATGCTCTCATTTATCAAACCCGACAATACCGTACAGCCGAATATTTATGAGGCTATCAACGGTGAACAATTGCCCGCAGAACCTTTACATATCCATTACTTAAAAAATCAGTATACAAGCAATACGCCTTTAGGATACTGGATCATTTCAAGGCAGGCGGGTGGACGGATCGATGTCAACGATCTGGTCAAAGAGACGCTTAAACCCGGCACCTTGCATGACAATTTCTTCCTGGCACCAAGCACGATCCAGGTGGGTAGTCTGCAGGCTCATCCCCAAGGTGTCCTTATGGGCGTGATCAATGGTAAATTTTATGGCGGTACGACCACCACATGGGATCAATCCAACACGTATGGGATGTTTGGAACCTATGCGGACGGCGACTATGAGCTGTCGCCCGAATTTGTGCTGACAGCGGTGGACGACAACTTTAGTGTGATTGCATTCGAGAAAAATAAAAAGCAATTTGTCCGCATCAATATCGATGGTAGCCCCATGTATTTTGGTACGCAATACAGTGCAGCACATACGGAGGTTTTTGACCCGCTCGATGTGGGAATGGAGCTCGTCAAAATGCTGCAGATCAACAATACGGATACCTACGCCTATGTCAGGGATACAGCGGGAAAAATTTATGAGCTGAAGTTCAACGCAAACTTTAATGGTCCGTTTTTGATTACGGCAGGGCACAAAAGGCCGTTTATACATCCGGAATGGATCAAGGAGGAGACCAGGATGCTGGCGGCCCGGAATGGCTATATCTATGTGGCCCATAGAAACCAAATATTTCGTTATAACCCTCTGAATCAGCAGGTCGACCTGCTGAAAACGGAGATGCAATCCGATATCAGTCTCTTAAAGCTGGAGGATGATCAAAATACGCTGATTGCAGGGACGGCCGGCTCCCTTTATTACCTGGCGATCCAGGTGGGCAAAAATGGGGAGCTCATCAAAAAAATTGACGGTATCCCGGGTAATCCTGTGGATATGACCTGGCGGAAATAA
- a CDS encoding DUF4843 domain-containing protein → MKKNTFIGLILPLLLLCACKKASLTTYDRNANIYFDLTGAERDSMVYTFAYDMTKAVDTILIPVKVMGYRGQLLRHYSAFVEKDSSTARSNVHYDELKPEYPIEAEAGHAFLPLIVHNISELEKQSVSLIVKLRASDDFGVENPQLVRARIIISAQLEQPAWWTMWLDNYSRVKHQLFLIVTEQRSLSMVGLDAPKNLYFANLLLMMLNDPFKWVKDHPEKNYVLRSSDNGQTYLFYHVDNPNRTILLRKNTASGKYYFIDENGKEVR, encoded by the coding sequence ATGAAAAAGAATACATTTATAGGCCTGATACTGCCACTGCTGTTGCTGTGCGCCTGTAAAAAGGCAAGCTTGACCACCTATGACAGGAACGCAAATATTTATTTTGACCTTACTGGGGCTGAGCGCGATAGTATGGTGTACACTTTTGCATATGATATGACAAAGGCTGTAGACACGATTTTGATCCCAGTGAAAGTCATGGGGTACCGCGGGCAGTTGCTACGCCACTATAGCGCGTTTGTCGAGAAAGATTCTTCGACGGCACGCAGCAATGTACATTATGATGAACTGAAGCCGGAATATCCCATTGAGGCAGAGGCCGGCCATGCCTTCCTGCCGTTGATCGTCCATAATATCAGTGAGCTGGAAAAGCAGTCGGTATCGCTGATCGTCAAGCTTCGCGCTTCCGATGATTTTGGTGTCGAAAACCCACAGCTGGTACGGGCGCGGATCATCATTTCGGCACAACTGGAACAGCCGGCATGGTGGACCATGTGGCTTGACAATTATTCCAGGGTGAAGCATCAGCTGTTTTTGATTGTCACGGAACAGCGTTCGCTTTCCATGGTGGGACTTGATGCGCCAAAAAACCTGTATTTTGCCAACCTACTGCTGATGATGCTCAACGATCCGTTTAAATGGGTAAAAGACCATCCAGAGAAAAATTATGTACTGCGCAGCAGCGACAACGGACAGACATACCTGTTTTACCATGTGGACAATCCCAACCGGACGATCTTATTGCGGAAAAATACTGCGTCAGGCAAGTACTACTTTATTGATGAAAATGGAAAGGAGGTACGCTAG
- a CDS encoding RagB/SusD family nutrient uptake outer membrane protein — translation MKKTNLLFIILLPLIMLSCSKWLDIQPESEIDRSVLFSTEDGFKEALIGIYTRCAKDDLYGKELTIGTPEVLAQNYAMTSNDALRYQQTLLFKYTDGNFITRKDNIWKGLYNGIVNANLILAEIDGRKQLFRANNYALIKGEALALRAYLHFDALRLFGPAPAVNAKAEAIPYVTSYSNKTTKLSTVSQVLDSVVRDLEQAKELLTVDPIRLKSYIIGYPTVDDTLKNSELHDKSLFLQNRRHRLNYYAVCGLLARTYLYSGDKAKALANAREVIDANKFPWTNATDFLAVDANKKDRILYKELLFAWYIPAMNNTYNNEWFLESNSAMYLDQDEAQAIYEVAGAGGGDMRYTQWFGSVSVGNSYISTILKYRRNTLGDSFAANLHYLVAPAIRLSEIYYIAAECSYQSGPAQAAAYLDQVREHRGIGQKVDISTAAKLQSELLKEYRKEMYAEGQLFYAYKRLNAPITGQQGTSIPASQQIYVWPLPDDEIIYGQR, via the coding sequence ATGAAAAAGACAAATTTACTCTTTATTATACTCTTGCCGTTGATCATGCTTTCTTGTTCCAAATGGCTTGATATACAGCCTGAAAGCGAGATCGATAGGTCGGTACTCTTTTCGACGGAAGATGGCTTCAAGGAAGCGCTGATCGGGATTTACACGCGTTGCGCGAAGGACGACCTTTACGGTAAGGAACTGACCATCGGGACGCCGGAGGTACTGGCCCAGAACTATGCGATGACCAGCAACGATGCGCTGCGTTATCAGCAGACCCTGCTGTTTAAATATACCGACGGTAACTTTATCACGCGGAAAGATAATATCTGGAAGGGGCTCTACAACGGAATTGTCAATGCCAATTTGATCCTGGCTGAGATTGACGGAAGAAAACAGCTGTTCAGGGCAAACAATTATGCATTGATCAAGGGTGAGGCTCTGGCTTTGCGTGCTTATTTGCATTTTGATGCACTGCGGCTCTTTGGCCCCGCTCCGGCAGTCAATGCAAAGGCAGAGGCGATACCGTATGTCACGTCTTATTCGAACAAAACGACCAAGTTGTCGACAGTGTCGCAGGTACTGGATTCGGTGGTCCGTGACCTGGAGCAGGCGAAAGAATTGCTCACGGTGGACCCGATCCGTCTAAAATCCTATATCATTGGATATCCGACCGTGGATGATACCTTGAAAAATTCGGAACTTCATGACAAGAGCCTTTTTTTGCAGAACAGGCGGCATAGACTCAACTATTATGCAGTATGTGGTCTACTGGCCCGCACCTACCTATATAGCGGCGACAAGGCAAAAGCCCTGGCCAATGCCCGGGAGGTTATTGATGCCAATAAGTTTCCCTGGACCAATGCTACCGACTTCCTGGCGGTGGATGCCAATAAAAAGGATCGTATCCTGTATAAAGAACTATTGTTTGCCTGGTACATTCCGGCCATGAACAACACCTATAATAACGAGTGGTTTTTGGAAAGCAATAGCGCGATGTATCTAGATCAGGATGAAGCGCAGGCCATTTACGAAGTGGCGGGAGCAGGTGGGGGAGATATGCGCTATACCCAGTGGTTCGGTAGCGTCAGTGTGGGGAACTCCTATATTTCGACCATACTCAAATATCGACGTAACACGCTGGGGGATAGTTTCGCTGCCAATTTGCACTATCTGGTAGCTCCCGCAATCCGGCTGAGCGAAATCTATTATATCGCTGCGGAATGCAGCTACCAAAGCGGGCCAGCGCAGGCGGCAGCTTATTTGGACCAGGTGCGTGAACATCGTGGAATCGGACAGAAGGTGGATATTTCGACAGCTGCAAAGCTGCAGAGCGAACTCCTGAAGGAATACAGAAAAGAGATGTATGCTGAGGGGCAGCTCTTTTATGCCTATAAACGGCTGAATGCGCCGATCACTGGGCAGCAGGGCACGAGCATCCCAGCCAGCCAGCAAATCTATGTCTGGCCTTTGCCCGACGACGAGATAATTTATGGACAACGCTAA